In Plasmodium coatneyi strain Hackeri chromosome 4, complete sequence, the genomic window gtaaacaaaaataaatacgtAAAACtataacaaattaaaatggcGGTCGAACGAAAAAACGACATTTAATGAAAAgggcacatttttatatCAGTATAACAATACAATAATAACTACAAATTTGATAAATGAACTTACAAAAGGAGCATTACATGGTAAAATTTAAGCAGAGTTCTTATTTATGAAgtaaatttataattttcccttttaatttACAAAGAACACACAAATTTCTACACACATGCCAGGTAAACTATTCTTCAAAATTGTGATCGAGACTATACTTCGTGTACTTCCCCCGTATAGTTTTCCACGCGGTTCCCCGCACAATTCTCACAAATGGGTACATTGTCTAATACAACCATGAAGCCATAATTTCCTTGAATTGCTTCAAATAGCTGTAAATAATTCTGGAAACACATTTTAActataaaatgaaaaaaaaattccgaaAAATGCTCACGTCTTCAACAATAAGTTCTACGTATTGGGCTAAGATTCCCCATGTAAAGGCACTGTTAAATGATGCTCATATGcctacttacatatataatatttattacgATAATAGAAGAtgtcttcccatttttataataatttttcgaTTATTTGATTTCGACGCTCATTATAACATACTTTTGTGAAGTCCCTTTGACAAATTACACTTAGAAATTGTTGCACAAGGCCACCCTCTTCCTATATCCTAAGAATCTTTTATGCAAAtacttaaaaagaaattatttaaatgatacattctttcttttcctgaTACCATGttgattattttattttttatttttttcactaaagTAAAAACGACCCTCCTAACTCCTatccactttttcttttgtcattattattttgctcttggaataaaagaagacaCAAGCCAGTGTgtttcttcacctttttaatattaactCCCCTCCATTAGAAAACTAATATTTTCCTCTGAGTATATTTATCTTAATGATGTTTTAAATTATACAATTCATTTCGTTCCAATGGTTCGCATGATGTGTCTGTGTCTGAACCTGTgttctcttcattttcagTTTCCGCCCATAAATCATGAgaggaatctgaactttttGAGCTATCTGaatattctttatatatattttctagAAAATACTCCTCATTAGTGTTTCCTTCAGATTTTACCTCACTTGAAGTACTATCATCCTGTAAGTTAAGTTTGCTTTTTTCAGACTCAACATTAGGCTCTATTGTTGGTTTGTTTTTACTCAATTGTTCATTGTCTGAAGGTGCGTTACTAACCCCAGGATCTTGAAGTTTACTAATTTCTTTATCAGTAGAAGAGCTCTtcttatatgaatatatttcCTGAAGTTTACTATGTTTCTGCTTTGCCAATTCCTTCTCATATTTAGTTAAAAATACATTTCGGTATTTACGTTTCGGTACTTTTGGAACAAATACTGGGTCTTCTAAGTTCGAGTTATTTTCTTCTAAGTCACTTGGCCTTCTCCAAGTAGAGAAGCGAAGtttgtttttataatatatagaCGCTGCTGTATTTTGGCctccctcttttcttttcttcttgggtgtttcttctacttcttcttcatcttcttctacAATAGTGGcttctgtttgttcttttgtcaacggattttttttcgttttattgTGCTTATTGCATTGTCTGCCTAATAATTTGCAACATGCTCTAtatctcctcctttttttttccttttgttcttcttcctcctttgtgtctttttttataggtatagattcatttattttcttttctttctcatcTATATCCTCCAGAATTTTTATATCGACTAATGACAGAAAACCGTCCGAAATACTCACATTGTTATCTATTATaaatttcattaaaaaatcATTCTTAGTATCCTCtgcaaagtgggaaaaacaaataaaattatgaacattACGACATTCACATGCTTATAAAGGTACAATTATTCATGTGTCTCCGAGTTTTTTCACTAcataaacacatatatacatagatacATTTTAGACACCTTTGCACTTTCCTTTTACCTTCCTGTTCTGCaaggatttttcttttatatacatcttcactatttttaaaaaatgtccatAATGTGGAAGCCGAAAATTTACCTCTTTCCTGTGTACGTgcaaattttaccaaaaaaatatgcaccaCATTCCTAAGTAAAATTGCAAACATAGCTATATTCCACAACGTagttattttcattttttctggGTGGTTCAATTAAAAAGCCACAAAAACTGTTAcggtatgtatgtatatttttctttattgcCATACATATggttatgccttttttttttttttaaccacaaTATTGTATTtccttatataatatttaacACGCATCCACAATTTTTAATCCCCTCGTGATATTCTCTGTTTAagtatttaatttttctgtccactaaaacataaaactgaatgattatttttcatgtagaaaaaacataaatcTGCTAATGCAAGCGCAAACAGAATTTACCATTTAATGACGATTAATCGGGCAAAtttatttgttctatttAATTATATAGAGGTTAAACCTTTGATGTGGTGAACCAAGTTGCAGCACACTATCGAACAAGCATAATTATACGAAATACATGCAACAATTTTTGCATGCGTGCTCAAGGAAATTctcaaataaaataacgaatatttttttgacatattcatgaataaaaaaaatggcgtatatatattttttccttcataataaaatttgttaTGGGTcttattcccccttttttcatacaACCAACTGATTGCTATATGTGCAGCATATTCGAACGGATGATCTATATTctcaaaataataaatttgtaagtgcaaaaaaaaaaaaaaaaaaaaaaaaatgaaaaatacaaacgTTAACGCATATGGCTTACATTTATCTGACGATTCAGGTAAAAGGTATAAAACCCGTAAGAACAGTCCTGACACACCATGCTCAACGTACAACTGTATAAAGATATTTACAGTACCTTGCGAATCGCTCAATTTTGctaacaaaaaggaaataaacaCTTTctgaaagaaagaattattCAAATATTTACGCCCAATTAAAGCAGTTAGATTTAAAGCGCAAAGAGAAATCtcttaattaaaaaaaaaccgaAAAGATAAATCCGATTCGTTCATTATTCCGTGAGGCATACTTccatacatttatatgcgTATAGATACATGTACACACGCGAATCTTCCAACGTCGATTGTAACATCGTTCatcatttgaaaaaagcatTGCGTAACATACGCAGCTTGCACAATGCCGAAATGGGACTTTCCACAGGATTGGAATAATTTTGTCTTTCACGCGTCCCCCTCCTTTCATTGAACCATACCAGCTGTATATATCAGCTTATTTTAAGTAAAATAATGAGCCTCTTCCAGGCtaattcatttatttcaGCTTTCCCAATACGTTACATAGACTATTCGCACCCTTTATAACTGTCAAATTTATCAAAAAGGTGtaatgttactttttttaagagaCCACGAATGAAGCAAAGTTTCAGGCAAAATATGTATTAGTTTCCTCCCCAAAAATAGAATGAATCAACGagttaaccattttttcacGAATATAATTGTTACCCAAGGAATGTGCAAACTATGTACTTCAAACATTCACGTGTgacccttcctctttttttaaaaaggctGAAAAAGGAATGCGAAAAATATGTTGCAacatttgtcatttttttgtacacttcgCAGGTAAATTCTCCCTAGCGcaaaatgtatttttatcTGTGTGAAAAAAGATccttatttaattaaaaataggCAAATGGtattttgttttgctttgttttattttggttcggtttaattttcccccctcgCTATGTATCACAAAATGCCgatgttttaattttccacGGGGAGTTCTTTCTCTTCAAAGGAAcaacgcgaaaaaaaaaaaaaattgcgccgttttaatgtgaaaaatgaaataccCAGTCAAATTCATGGAATGATAAGCTGAAttaatgtataaaaaaatgaccaatTGTATAATTACCTTTTTTCCTGTCAAAAGGAATAAGCGCCTTTTTAATAAGGCAAAGGAGCACAACATAATGTACTCATTTTGGTGGTAATATTCTTCGTGcttaaaaaatgcataccACCTATGCATAGCATAATATGCTGGTACAACACAACAACACTTAAAAAGGTGAGAATTTGCAATATGCATATTTGACGAATTCCCTTAATGGAAAACAAGCGGCTGCTTTTATCCTCCCCGTAACCTTCAAAATTGTATGCCAAATTTAAACACGTTATATAGTTATAGTCGAAAAGCGCGTGTtgcgcaaaaatggaagaaaaatgcgaaGCAAAAAATGAGGCAAAAGGCGAAGTAGAAAGTGAGGGAAAAAACCTAtctaaaattgaaaattacaaaataaacAACGCAAGGTATGAAGATATGTTAAAGGATAAACAAAGCGAAAATGAAACAAGTGATAACATTTTAATACAGGAAAATTATAAGCGCGCCGAAACGGAAAATCAAAAAAGTGACAGTCCTGAAATGAAATTTGACAAAcgggaatatataaatgatgACCTCTGCAGCCAACTTAGCGAACAGGATGTAACGCAAAGTGTAaacaaaggagaagaaaaaatggacagtttgccacaaaatgaaaaaaaatccgAACCTTCAtctgaaaaggaaagacaaATGAGTCAACCCAAAGGTGATGAGACAAatatgaaaagggaaaacttcCCAATGTGTGCACCGAATAAAGATGGGACAAGCgtaataagggaaaaaaatgaatgcgaAACGCGTCACACCGATAAGGAGACCAATCTGAAAGATTACTACAAAGACTTGCCAACCGTTATAATCGTAATCGGTATGGCTGGAAGTGGGAAGACGACCTACGTCGGGTCATTATATAACTATctaaaagtagaaaaaaaaaaaaaagtatacacAATGAACTTGGACCCAGCTGTTAAGTACCTACAATATCCAGTAAACATAGATATACGAGATAGCATAAAATATCACGAAATAATGAAAGAGTATAAACTAGGACCAAATGGCGCAATCATGACatgtttaaatttatttGCCACAAGATTTGACAAAGTTAttgaaattttggaaaagaggaaaaataaattacacTATATAATTGTTGACACACCGGGGCAAATTGAAGTATTTAACTGGTCAGCAAGTGGAAATATTATTTTAGAAACCCTATCAGTTAGCTTCCCCGTGgttattaattatattattgacACGGTTAGATGTGAACGGCCCATCACCTTCATGTCCAATATGCTTTATGCGTGCAGTGTTCTGTACAAAGCTAGACTTCCCTTTCTGGCTTGCTTCAACAAAGTGGATATTATAAAACATGACAAGTGCATCGAGTGGATGAAAGATTATGACAGTTTCAATGAGGATGTTATACATGACGAGAGCTACATGGCTAGCTTTAGTAGATCATGCGCCCTCATGATAAATGAATTTTACGAAGGCATAAAAACTGTAGGCATTTCTTCCAAAACGAATGAAGGGTTTAATAGTATactaaaaaatttacaactcttgaaggaagaatatattaaCGAATATGTAACTTCCAttgaaaaacaaatgaaaagaattaaaagaaaaaaggaaaaagatatcaaattgaaaatggaaaatttgctAATCGAGAAGCAAAAAGATCTCTCCagtgagaaaaataaaaatgtaaactaATGAagagtgaagaaaatgaaaaagggcatttttgggggggggaaccccccctttttttgtttttcccaaACCTGTGCCCTTCCCTGGGTTAGAAAATTTGACCAAACGAAGCCCCATGGGTCAACCCCTCGAAAGGCAAAGGGTTCATACATCCATGCTCCCATGCGCAGCAGGGTTAATTCgctacccctttttttacaagatCCAATTTGTCAGAGCACTCCTATGAACGTTTAAAAAGATCGACGGTGCCTATAACGCATTTGAAAAATTCGAGAAGAAACGAATTTTCACGATTCATATCTGCTCTCTGGatatgaaaaacaaaaaataatttgtactaaaaaatttgtacattctGTAAACATTTTTATCAATTTTGAATCTATTTGTAGTCCCCCTTTATGCAGTTCTTTTACTTATTAATTTAGTGGGCATATCGATACCTTTCTATGCTTACGTttatacgtttttttttttgataaaaaaaCGTAGTAATGCACTTTTTGGGATTATTCGTTTAAACCAAGTAATGCATGAAAAATGTGTTCCCGTttctcatttgtttttacaaCCTAGCAGAGGCAGTTTTTCCCCAATGGAAAGATCGATTATGCGTTAATCTGCTCTTGACGGTTgttaattcttttaatttaatgcaaaaattttgttttaattttttaactttttttatttttattttttaagttgtaaaaggaaaaactttcattcattttttaagtattttcccattttgaacttttggaaaaaaataaaatgtatgtgtgtacatttacaCATACCATGGAAAGATATTTGTGTCtgttattatataaatatgaatgCGCATTCATTCTATCgttattatataataatgagtgaagaaaaagggggttaTTCACCCTTTCCTAAATACTTACTTTTCAGAAGTGACGGCGACTTCGattgtcaaaaaaatgttaactcCAACATTTATTTGAAACAATGGAAAGTACTTGTGCGCACTTCTatgcttgttttttttctctattttgtttttttttttttgttttactttttctattttttcttttctttttttttttttcgatttttttctcttttcttttttttttttttttttttttttttcttcttgtttttttcctttttatctgTAATCTTGCGTATGCTTGTGTGTTCACCGTTTTCACTTCATGTCCATTTGGATTTTTAATTATGGTATGTTAGGTGTACATTCTTATTTTCAATATGACTACTTGCTTGTTCAGTTTTATCTGTTGGGTTAGCTCATTTTGTCCAGTCTGGTTAATTCTCTTTTCGCGTTGTTACTTTTGTTAATCATGATggattataattacaatacGTTCAATGCTACGCCCATCCAATTTTTTGCTATCTTATTAGGCGTCTGATTTGTTAATTAACAAACACCATGCGTTCAAAAGTTGGGTTGCATTTTGTGCTTCCTCTTTATGGATTTAATAAGTGGTATAAAAATGTGGGAGATTTGTAAATTCTCCTTAGGGTCATAGGTACGCGTACTGTGCTGCATTGGGGGGATGCACTATTCCTTTCTGATTTATGCGCAAGTTGACGCCATTGCAATGCTTTTCATTAAACTGTTTGCACGATACTTCAAATGTGTGCTTGGTTAGTGGCTCGCGTAATATCCCATATTTCTTCCCCAACTAGCTTATATCTGCTACACTGCCAACCGTGCGGGTACACCTTCAGGCGATCATTCCCCTTACACAAGAGCATATTGAGCACTATTTGAAAGTTCTAAATTTATACTCTCTGTTCTAGTAAGACTGTAGTTGGTGACCACTTCCAATCGCTCTGAAGTGTTCAAGGATAAGAGCTTTGAAATAATGTTCACTAGCTTATCTGAGTAAATATTTGATATATCCTTAACAATATagtttttataatttttatcttcaaagaaggaaatcATATCGCCCATAGATTTGGCAGAAAAGGGAGATGAAAAAGTGGCTAATTCGTATAAAATACAACCTACTTGAAATAAATCACtcaatttatttgttttcttaaataaaatagattcataacttaaaaaattcaatgtCCCTAGGTTATTATTTGACCCTTTTTGTGATATTCCAAAATCTCCTATTTTAACCTTATCACccttaataaaaatatttgtgcTTTTTAAATCACCATGggttattccatttttatgaattgAATTTAATCCATTTAATATTTgattaaaaatgttaaaaatttcactCTCAGTGTACATTTCATTCTTcatctttcttcttaaaatatGCGTGTATAAGTCACCTTGAGTACAAAATTCAGTTATAAGTGAGAGAGAATCATTCTGCTTAATAAAGTCCACAACCTGGACTAcattttcacaattttccAACTTTTGCATTATGTGCAATTCATTCATGTATCTATTTAAGTCATTTTTACTAGCTCCATAAATGTCATATACTTTTGAAATAAAGGCTTCCCCAGTTTCTAAGGACCTTATTAAGTGTATTTCACTATTCGACGTCAATGTGTCTAAGACCGTTTCAAATTTATACCCATAATTCATATATACCCTTTGTTTCTCGTCCGTGTTGCTTATTGATGGTAATAATAAGGTAAGCATCCTACAAATTgtaatagaaaaaatcacaaaaaccacgaaagaaaaaaaaagaaaaaaaaaaaaaaaaaaaaaaaacaaagaaaaatgaaaaaaaaaaacaaaaaagaaaaaatataaatgtagaaaaaataaaaccaaaaacaaaacaaaaaacaagacaaaaaaataaaacaaaaaacaaaagaaaaagaaaacaaaaaagaaaaaaaaaaaaaaaaaacataaaaagaaacaaaaaaaaatgtaaaaagggaagaataaaaatggtagcagtttaataaaaatacagTACGTATTTTGAAAACGCCATCGTTTTTAGCTGTGTtaatcttttaaaaatggccGAAGGAGAAGAGAAAGATGAAGAATAATGTCGTAtaaaatatacttttttaatatgaCATTATGAGAAATacttttaatattattaaaattgaaacaaaaacaatttttaatgtAGAAAGAACGTTTTAAAgttttgtaacaaaaaaaaataacgttattttttgttttgttttaaagtgaaaaaaaaaaaaaggaaaacaaattatgGGAAGGGACGGAAAATATTGTGTAACAAAAattcgtgaaaaaaaaatcacgcgcaaaaatgagaaaacaTAAATGGCCCCATGAAATCCCGCAAAAATAGTCACAAggacatgcaaaaaaaaatgggcgaaaaaaaaaaaaagaaaaacacacAAAGCTATAAAAGTACCATGCACACGAAAAAACATAAATCGGAATACACATCCCGCTGTGTCTTACACGAACCTactgccccttttttttcaccccgtGCGatggtgtatttttttttttacatttgcatgttattttcttcatatctTGGAATTTTGGCCTGGCTGAAGACATGGGAGACCACATTTCGGATTTACTATACAATCTTATACCTTTTAATAGCACCTATATAGATGCATCTTTACTTACGTTCAAGTTTAGTTATACCTAATGCTtgttatgcacatatataaaattagaTACGTTCCGTGCAAAAATACACTTTTTCACTTTggcgttttttcttttatatataatttgcaTAATTTCGCTCAATTGTTATTATAGATAGCAAATAATTGTATGACACATTTAGCAATACAAATGCTCATTTGAAGCGATTGGTGTGTAATGTTccgggaaaaggaaatgc contains:
- a CDS encoding Serine/threonine-protein kinase Nek1, encoding MNYGYKFETVLDTLTSNSEIHLIRSLETGEAFISKVYDIYGASKNDLNRYMNELHIMQKLENCENVVQVVDFIKQNDSLSLITEFCTQGDLYTHILRRKMKNEMYTESEIFNIFNQILNGLNSIHKNGITHGDLKSTNIFIKGDKVKIGDFGISQKGSNNNLGTLNFLSYESILFKKTNKLSDLFQVGCILYELATFSSPFSAKSMGDMISFFEDKNYKNYIVKDISNIYSDKLVNIISKLLSLNTSERLEVVTNYSLTRTESINLELSNSAQYALV
- a CDS encoding XPA binding protein 1, with the protein product MEEKCEAKNEAKGEVESEGKNLSKIENYKINNARYEDMLKDKQSENETSDNILIQENYKRAETENQKSDSPEMKFDKREYINDDLCSQLSEQDVTQSVNKGEEKMDSLPQNEKKSEPSSEKERQMSQPKGDETNMKRENFPMCAPNKDGTSVIREKNECETRHTDKETNLKDYYKDLPTVIIVIGMAGSGKTTYVGSLYNYLKVEKKKKVYTMNLDPAVKYLQYPVNIDIRDSIKYHEIMKEYKLGPNGAIMTCLNLFATRFDKVIEILEKRKNKLHYIIVDTPGQIEVFNWSASGNIILETLSVSFPVVINYIIDTVRCERPITFMSNMLYACSVLYKARLPFLACFNKVDIIKHDKCIEWMKDYDSFNEDVIHDESYMASFSRSCALMINEFYEGIKTVGISSKTNEGFNSILKNLQLLKEEYINEYVTSIEKQMKRIKRKKEKDIKLKMENLLIEKQKDLSSEKNKNVN